A window of Eucalyptus grandis isolate ANBG69807.140 chromosome 4, ASM1654582v1, whole genome shotgun sequence genomic DNA:
GTAAAACCAGATTGGTGGCCTCCAGAATGGTTTCAAGAGCAACGACAGCACAGTGCAGCTGCTTAACACCGTCGTGCTAACCACTCACGCTCTTCACCTCTTCGTTGGCAAAAACCGTCCCTTTCGAAGCTGTTTTTGTTAGATCGGGAAAAGATCTGTCTGACCAATGTGTATCAATAGTTGTCGAAATCGTGATTCAACCCACGGATTCCGAGTTAAGAATAACTGCAAGGGAAGTAGcaattttcaatcttttcaagaGAAACATCGAAGCCAAAAGCCTATAAAAACTTCATGAAGCCAGCAAGATGTTTTGCGTCTTTAAGCCTTGCGCTTGATATTCTAATCGCAGAGCGAGCGACGTGGAATGATTGTGAATCTGGTGGGACGCTCGAGAACAGTGCGGCCAAGATGGTGCTCTGGGAATGGTGTCCGATCAATCATTCTGCAGCTGCTGTGTCGGGCCTTAGGAAAACGGACCGGACATTATTGGACTTCCTCTCCAATGATCAGGCAGTACTGGCGCCCCTCTAAACCGATCAAGAGGATTAGACGTCATGCTCCTTCGCGTCCGTTCAGGATTAAAACGATAACCCAAAAGCAAATTCCTTTTTCTCGAAAAACGACCGCATCTGATCATCTTGTCGGGATCACATATACACCTCATCTTGCACCActtgtgtttctttctttcagGTCATGAGATCAAGAAAAGCTTCCGTAACGGTACTATGGCAGCGCACTGAAGAATCTCAAGCCAACCCAACTTCACAAGCAGGACACTtctctaaaaaaggaaaaaaaaaccaattgtTAGAATCATTAGAAACGTATATAAATTTAGGCTTATTTCCCTAAAAGAATCTCTAGTCTttagatttaattctaattCTACTGTGAACTTTAAATCATGAACTTTCGATCTTATCCCAAATATGCTCAAGTGTCAAAAAAATTCGACATAATCAAAGCAGATTTTAAATTAAGATGAAGATTGGtgaatttctttcttgtttatAAATAAAGAATGTTTGGAATAGAGTTGAGATTCCACCTGAAGTTTCACTTTTCTTAAGGAAATTAGGGCCtaataaatcattaattttcGATCTTATCTCAAATCTGCTCACGGGTCAAAAAAGTTTGGCATAATCAAAGTAGATTTTAAATTAAGATGAAGGTCGGTGaatcttttttgtttataaataaaGAATGTTTGGGACAGAGTTGAGATTCCACCTGAACTTTCAGAAAAGGAAGTTAGGCCGATGAAAATTACATGtcaatttgttatttgatttctcaaagTTATAATTAACTTTTCGATATTCCTTCCTCCACCAAAAAAAGCAAAGACTATATATTATTATAGTttcccccacaaaaaaaaaaaaaaaaaaaaaaaaacaggggcccacctcctcctcctccccttcaAAAATTAAAACAGCCTTCTCTCACGCCCCCTTCAAACCGGCGCTTCATTCATctcatttcctctctctctctacaacctccttccttcctccgccgcccgACCCGAGAAGAGGGAGGACCCGGACCCGAAGCCGGAGCCCCGAGAGAAGGAAATGGGCAAGGACCTGACCGACGACCAAATCTCCTCCATGAAGGAGGCGTTCACCCTCTTCGACACCGACGGCGACGGCCGGATCGCGCCGTCGGAGCTGGGGATCCTCATGCGCTCCCTCGGCGGGAACCCGACCCAGGCCCAGCTCAAGTCCAtcgtcgccggcgagggcctcACCGCCCCCTTCGACTTCCCGCGCTTCCTCGACCTCATGTCCCGGCACCTCCGGGCGGAGCCCTTCGACCGCCAGCTCCGCGACGCCTTCAAGGTCCTCGACAAGGAGTCCACCGGCTACGTCTCCGTCGCCGATCTGCGCCACATCCTCACCAGCATCGGCGAGAAGCTCGAGCCCTCCGAGTTCGACGAGTGGATCCGGGAGGTCGAGGTGGGGCCCGACGGCAGGATCCGGTACGAGGATTTCATCGCCCGGATGGTCGCCAAGTGAGAAGCCTCCCGAAGAGAGGGGTAATTTCGAATTCGTCATGTTTGGGTGTCTTTCGTgaactcttcttttcttttcttttcttcttttctttttttttttccgtcttTTGGGCGGTGGTTGTTCTCTTTGGGATTTGAAGATTCTGTTCGAGTTGCTCTGCAATGTTCAATGTGGTAGAGTTTGTTTGTCCTCTTTGTtgtttactctcttttttcattccTAATTTGGCTACTGTGTTGTTAATTTGTTCGATTAATGCATAGTGGCTTGTCGGGCCCGAGGCCTGTTTGTTTTACCGCGATTGAATGGGTGTTTGGATTGGATCGTGTTGCGAAGAGGAGGTGCGGGTAGGGAGATGGGTTTGTGAATGACGAATACAAGTTTCCCAGGAGCTAATTTGATGTTGGTTATGTTTTCGGGATCAATGGCGTTGTATTCTTTCCGGGTCGATGAGGTGTCTCGGCTTTGGTCTTGCCTTGGCAATTTTACTTGTGTTTGGTGTTCTAGTTTGCGCAGTGGCTTGGCTTTGGTTTGTAGAATGTGTATTAGTCTAGAGTTGACCATTTGTCATGGATACAATGCAAGCAGCTATATATATCTGAGAGAGCGGCGAAATGCAGCTTGCAGAGTAAAAGTCGTGTGGTCCTTTCAGCAATTCTTTGTGTTTGATGCAGATTAGGGGAACTGATTTGAGGTTCCGTATTGCAAACGTGCTTCTCGACTCCGTCCCTTCAGATGTTTTGCTTATGGTTTCAGCCTTGCTCTATCCAAAAGATGCTTCCTGTTTGTATATTTGAGCTTGGATTGAAAGATTCAAAAAACCCAAATTGGCAAATACCTCATACTTGGCATACTATTGTTTAACTTTTGTTATTGTACTTTCTCCTATGAGTTTAAGATGGTTTCCCAAACTAAGTAATTGCTCCTTCAAGGTGTGATTCTGAATTCTATTTTGAAGGCAGTAGCTTAGATATGGAGCTATACAGTCTACATTCAGGGGATGTTAGTGCCCTATCTCTGCTACTATTATCATAGAGATATGCTTTTAAATTGTTGCTGCTGTAGTGTGGGCGAGTGGCTGACTTTTTCTCCACACACACTATTACATTTCTAAATTCAGGGGCTACTTAGTCACCTTTCTACGATCCTTTTATTCGAGATCTATGTTTTTGAAGTGTTGTTGCTGTCGTGCGAGCAAGTGGCTGAAATTTTGAATCCATACACACTATTGCGGTACTGCAGTAGACATGTGAATTAGGCAATTTGATTGTAAGATTCAGGTTATATATAATCGAGCTGTGTGCAACGCAAGTTGTGACAACCATGAGCCAATTGGTAACCTTGAAGCCGAGAATAGTCCTGCTTCAActggaaaataagaagaaactgacttgagagaaaaaaattgcgTTGTCATGGGTTTGGTACTGCATGCCCTCGTTTACAATAAATGGTGCAATAAGCTTCAGTTGAAAGTTGCATCTCCTGGATTTTGATTACCACCTCGCTGTGCATTATCAATATCAGTGAAAGGGACTCAGGATAATGATTTCCTGCACTCACGTGTGGGAGCTAGCACTTGATTGTTGGCCTGTCAATTGTTCTTCCGAGAAATCTTAATAGTAGTCGTGAGCTTATGCCGCTTCACTTGTTTAATGGATTTGTAGGGTCAGGTGAAACTAGTAGCATGATCTTGTTTGTTGGTTAGGCGTTCATAACAAATACAACATCGCGTGAATGGTAATGAGTGGATAAGTTTGCCCACGAGGTGATTGAATGGTCAAAATCAGGACATGGCTATCAGCCATGTAATCGTTATGAAATTGAAATGGTTCAGGGTTCTATCCCTTTTCCTTTAGTCAGCCTAACACGATCTGCCCCTCCTGCTGAGAACACTTGCGgctttgttgatttttttcccttttggcgGTATCATAAATAACTTTCATTTTCATGCTGAAACCATCTCAAGGCCATATGCAGAGGATGTATTTAGTCATTGTAGATATGTTCTTATGGATGGGATGGGTTCTTCATAGGAGCACAGCATGTGTTGTTGCTTTGGTTAGAGCCTGCTATTTGGCAGCAGACATTCAGCTGGGCCATTTGAATCGTTTCAATAGCATCTTGAAAAGAGAATTGCCCATACAGTAAAATCGATtgggccttttctttttcattgaatgattttgattcttttatCTACGGAATTTGACGAGTTAACCATTCATGTCTTGAACAGATACTGGGAAAACCGAAAAATGCTTTACTAATCTCATGTGCATATGACGCCGCAAAATGCTTTTGCCAGTGATATTTCGCGTCCGATTGCAGAGTCTACGAACTTTGGGACATGTTTCAACGCTTCCGTGATCTTTCAATTTCTGACAATGCCTCGACGTATT
This region includes:
- the LOC104441858 gene encoding probable calcium-binding protein CML13; its protein translation is MGKDLTDDQISSMKEAFTLFDTDGDGRIAPSELGILMRSLGGNPTQAQLKSIVAGEGLTAPFDFPRFLDLMSRHLRAEPFDRQLRDAFKVLDKESTGYVSVADLRHILTSIGEKLEPSEFDEWIREVEVGPDGRIRYEDFIARMVAK